In one window of Microbacterium natoriense DNA:
- a CDS encoding GNAT family N-acetyltransferase: protein MSIEVRPATDFDDVATLVGPKNPASNVCFCLSYRIGSKENVALRGKARADRVRELCDQDPPPGVIAYLDGEPVGWAALHPRRDTSFARNRLIPHVDDLDVWSLWCFRVRPGHRKQGVSHSLIEGAIAFARERGAPALEGYPVDNAGEKVNLTMAYAGTRSLFESAGFSKAADTGSVLDGFPRVLMRLDLR from the coding sequence ATGAGCATCGAGGTGCGCCCCGCCACCGATTTCGACGATGTCGCGACGCTGGTCGGGCCGAAGAACCCCGCGTCCAACGTGTGCTTCTGCTTGAGCTATCGGATCGGCAGCAAGGAGAACGTCGCTCTGCGGGGGAAGGCCAGGGCCGATCGCGTGAGAGAGCTGTGCGATCAGGATCCGCCGCCAGGCGTGATCGCCTATCTCGACGGCGAACCAGTAGGGTGGGCGGCGCTTCACCCGCGGCGAGACACGAGCTTCGCCCGCAACCGCCTCATCCCGCATGTCGATGATCTCGATGTGTGGTCGCTCTGGTGCTTCCGGGTACGACCCGGACACCGCAAGCAGGGCGTATCGCATTCTCTGATCGAGGGGGCGATCGCTTTTGCGCGTGAGCGTGGGGCGCCTGCGCTCGAGGGCTATCCGGTCGACAACGCAGGGGAGAAGGTGAACTTGACGATGGCGTACGCCGGCACCCGCTCGCTTTTCGAGTCGGCCGGCTTCTCCAAGGCCGCCGATACCGGTTCGGTGCTCGATGGTTTCCCGCGGGTGCTGATGCGGCTCGATCTGAGGTGA
- a CDS encoding RNA polymerase sigma factor, which translates to MSTDSEIIRRSLDQPAAFAELFDRHARAVNAFAAYRVGRSAAEDVLSETFLVAFRRRVDFDSGVESALPWLLGIASRLIRRHRAVEAKHWQSFAASITQQDHSSLGGLDEAMSRVDAEREVATMKIRIAALAPRDRETLLLYAWHGLSYEEISEALGVPVGTVRSRLNRVRKRLDSGRRIRAFEKQEQKGETVGRV; encoded by the coding sequence GTGAGCACAGACAGCGAGATCATCAGACGATCTCTAGACCAGCCGGCCGCGTTCGCCGAGCTCTTCGACCGGCATGCGCGCGCGGTGAACGCATTCGCCGCGTATCGGGTCGGCCGGAGTGCTGCCGAGGACGTGCTGAGCGAGACGTTCCTGGTCGCATTCCGCCGGCGGGTGGACTTCGATTCAGGCGTGGAGTCGGCCCTGCCCTGGCTGCTCGGCATCGCGTCTCGGCTGATCCGCAGGCATCGAGCCGTCGAGGCCAAGCACTGGCAGTCGTTCGCCGCGTCGATCACTCAACAGGACCATTCCTCCCTGGGCGGGCTGGACGAGGCCATGAGCCGCGTGGATGCGGAGCGCGAGGTCGCGACGATGAAGATCCGTATCGCCGCATTGGCGCCGCGGGACCGGGAGACGCTGCTGCTCTATGCCTGGCACGGACTGAGCTATGAGGAGATCTCCGAGGCGCTCGGTGTGCCCGTCGGCACAGTGAGATCGCGGTTGAACCGCGTTCGGAAGAGGCTGGACTCCGGTCGGAGGATCCGGGCATTCGAGAAGCAGGAGCAGAAGGGAGAGACCGTTGGACGTGTTTGA